In one window of Trichoderma breve strain T069 chromosome 7 map unlocalized scaffold00008, whole genome shotgun sequence DNA:
- a CDS encoding cytochrome c oxidase subunit vb domain-containing protein produces MFLQRSAIAAARRAAVTPAIARGFATSFARRSAASPSTPSEQAAALAGSAQKKVGTYKTLSEVKVEEDLVGPGGQPGTVPTDLEQATGLERLEILGKMEGVDVFDMRPLDASRKGTLENPILVRSAGEEQLAGCTGSPADSHVVIWLGLSKERPIERCPECGSVYKMEYVGAEDHHGHHHHAQEIEEPKTFADFVKPEYRYR; encoded by the exons ATGTTCTTGCAACGCTCTGCTATCGCTGCGGCTCGCCGCGCCGCCGTCACTCCGGCCATTGCCCGCGGTTTCGCCACTTCCTTTGCTCGCC gttctgctgcttctccttcaaccCCCAGCGAGCAGGCTGCTGCCCTTGCCGGCTCTGCCCAGAAGAAGGTCGGCACCTACAAGACTCTGTCTG AGGTCAAGGTCGAGGAGGACCTCGTCGGACCCGGTGGCCAGCCCGGCACTGTCCCCACCGATCTCGAACAGGCCACCGGTCTCGAGCGTCTCGAAATCCTCGGAAAGATGGAGGGCGTCGACGTCTTCGACATGCGCCCCCTCGACGCCAGCCGCAAGGGAACCTTGGAGAACCCCATCCTGGTCCGCTCCGCCggcgaggagcagctcgcTGGCTGCACCGGCTCTCCCGCCGACTCCCACGTCGTCATCTGGCTCGGT CTGTCCAAGGAGCGCCCCATTGAGCGATGCCCCGAGTGCGGCAGCGTCTACAAGATGGAGTACGTCGGTGCCGAGGAtcaccacggccaccaccaccacgcCCAGGAGATCGAGGAGCCCAAGACTTTCGCCGACTTCGTCAAGCCCGAGTACCGCTACCGATAA
- a CDS encoding glycolipid 2-alpha-mannosyltransferase domain-containing protein: MDLFRRSKSGAGRHSELPTSDEKRSRNKGLSSSLAFFQRPLRLRGNSAVSIPLGVVLVFPVLVVVLILVLFVRHPSSPGRILMPAGSPPAIRKISEKHDKVFVTGCLEPDTSTPRANAAFVVLARNKEIDGVIQSIKSVERHFNRWYHYPYVFLNDADFDENFKATVRNYTSANVEFGKVEPGTWGFPDWIDEKVAKEGIAKQGDAAVMYGGMESYHFMCRFYSGFFYNHPLLLKYEWYWRVEPEITYFCDITYDPFLKMIENNKTYGFTIAVKELRETVPNIFRYASAYKRTNNLTSQGLWEMFVEPQEHKEEHEDPNPPLPDEVLQGKPASLPPIDPEAMEGEKYNMCHFWSNFEIAKLSWFRSKEYNDFFQMMDRSGGFWMERWGDAPIHSLAAGALLAPRDIHYFRDFGYRHTTIQHCPANAPARQLPRPPWLETTTQDERKRKEEDEYWESWDEPKENGVGCRCRCDTDIVDVEGKDGSCLAEWVDVAGGWASP, translated from the exons ATGGACTTGTTCAGGCGATCAAAATCGGGTGCGGGACGCCATTCAGAACTTCCGACGTCGGATGAAAAGCGTTCAAGAAACAAGGGGCTGTCGTCCAgcttggccttcttccagaGGCCACTGCGTCTGCGCGGCAACTCTGCCGTCTCCATCCCATTGGGCGTCGTTCTCGTCTTCCCGGTGCTGGTGGTTGTGCTCATCCTGGTCCTGTTCGTCAGGCATCCCAGCTCTCCAGGCAGGATATTGATGCCCGCTGGCTCGCCGCCCGCTATTCG AAAAATCAGCGAAAAGCATGACAAGGTCTTCGTTACCGGCTGTCTCGAGCCCGATACATCGACACCCCGAGCCAACGCTGCATTCGTTGTCTTGGCCCGcaacaaggagattgatggagTCATTCAGTCCATCAAGTCTGTTGAGCGACACTTTAACCGATGGTACCACTACCCCTACGTGTTCCTCAACGACGCAGACTTCGACGAAAACTTCAAGGCGACTGTGAGAAACTATACTTCAGCAAACGTCGAGTTTGGCAAGGTTGAGCCGGGCACATGGGGCTTCCCTGACTGGATCGATGAAAAGGTCGCAAAGGAGGGTATTGCTAAGCAGGGTGATGCTGCCGTCATGTATGGTGGCATGGAGAGTTACCACTTCATGTGCCGCTTCTACTCTGG cttcttctaCAACCACCCTCTGCTGCTAAAGTACGAATGGTACTGGCGCGTCGAGCCCGAAATCACTTACTTCTGCGACATTACTTA CGACCCATTCCTCAAAATGATCGAGAATAACAAGACTTATGGCTTCACGATTGCGGTCAAGGAGCTTCGCGAAACCGTCCCCAACATCTTCCGTTACGCCTCAGCCTATAAGCGAACGAATAACCTGACGTCACAGGGTCTTTGGGAGATGTTTGTGGAACCTCAGGAACACAAGGAGGAGCACGAGGACCCCAATCCGCCATTGCCCGACGAAGTTTTGCAGGGAAAGCCAGCCAGCCTACCACCGATTGATCCCGAGGCTATGGAAGGAGAAAAGTACAACATGTGCCACTTTTGGTCCAACTTTGAAATCGCAAAGCTCAGCTGGTTCCGCAGCAAGGAGTACAACGATTTCTTCCAGATGATGGACCGGAGTGGTGGATTCTGGATGGAACGG TGGGGAGATGCTCCCATCCACTCTCTAGCTGCCGGTGCCCTCTTAGCCCCTCGAGATATTCACTACTTCAGAGACTTTGGATACCGACACACGACGATCCAGCACTGCCCCGCCAATGCCCCTGCTCGACAGCTTCCCCGCCCCCCCTGGCTCGAGACGACGACCCAGGATGAGCGgaaacgaaaagaagaagacgagtACTGGGAAAGCTGGGACGAACCCAAGGAGAACGGAGTCGGATGCCGCTGCCGATGTGATACCGAcattgttgatgttgagggcAAGGACGGTTCTTGTCTGGCCGAGTGGGTTGATGTCGCAGGTGGCTGGGCATCACCATAA
- a CDS encoding zinc-binding dehydrogenase domain-containing protein has product MMKAVEVLGTKANPEVTLNPAVPKPSPKNGEILIKVHAAGLTGDEITWWELWEHPIRIPGHDISGEIAELGPNYKGDLKVGDEVYSMIHGWRGLGQAEYAIVESDEVARKPKTLSHAQASALPIPLLTAWESIFERANLQKGQKVLVTGASGAVGVIVVQMASRLADAEVVALSSAQHHDSLRALGASQLVDYNIPNWEDTITDVDVVIDTVGNPVLAKTWKTVKSHGHIITVGQPPAAWEYGKGRPEELDDFPSVKWLFFVVTPKAETLDKVARLLDEGTIKPIAIEVFPLDKVVQAHKHASIRNRKGKVVIEFVPENN; this is encoded by the coding sequence atgatgaaaGCCGTCGAAGTCCTGGGCACCAAAGCCAATCCTGAAGTCACGCTCAACCCCGCCGTCccaaagccatcaccaaaaaATGGTGAGATTCTCATCAAGGTTCACGCTGCGGGGCTGACTGGAGATGAAATCACCTGGTGGGAATTATGGGAGCATCCAATTCGCATTCCGGGCCACGACATCTCTGGAGAAATTGCTGAGCTGGGGCCGAATTACAAAGGAGACTTGAAAGTTGGGGACGAAGTTTACTCCATGATCCATGGGTGGAGGGGATTGGGACAAGCAGAGTATGCCATTGTGGAGAGTGACGAAGTAGCAAGGAAACCAAAGACTTTGAGCCATGCTCAGGCATCTGCGCTACCAATTCCTTTGCTAACTGCTTGGGAATCTATTTTCGAGCGCGCCAATTTGCAAAAGGGGCAGAAGGTCCTTGTTACTGGAGCTTCTGGTGCTGTAGGCGTCATCGTTGTGCAGATGGCCTCTCGACTAGCTGATGCTGAAGTTGTTGCCCTCTCGAGCGCCCAACACCACGATTCATTAAGAGCACTTGGCGCGAGCCAGCTCGTTGACTACAACATTCCCAATTGGGAAGATACCATTACGGATGTTGATGTCGTTATCGACACCGTTGGGAACCCCGTCTTGGCCAAAACATGGAAGACAGTAAAAAGCCACGGTCACATCATCACAGTTGGACAGCCGCCAGCGGCATGGGAGTACGGAAAAGGTCGAcctgaagagctggatgatTTCCCCAGTGTGAAGTGGCTCTTCTTCGTTGTCACACCAAAGGCTGAAACGCTGGACAAAGTGGCGCGATTGCTCGATGAAGGTACTATCAAACCTATTGCGATTGAAGTTTTCCCTCTTGATAAAGTGGTTCAGGCACATAAGCATGCCTCGATACGGAATAGGAAAGGAAAAGTTGTTATTGAGTTTGTACCGGAAAATAATTGA